In Ogataea parapolymorpha DL-1 chromosome I, whole genome shotgun sequence, the following are encoded in one genomic region:
- a CDS encoding flavin-containing monooxygenase, whose product MTSLNIGLVKSIAVIGGGPCGAAAIKALLKESAFDCVRGYERRAGSGGLWNYHDSHAGPEPVAGPSLDPHSPDLVKPCKLGANQYVWPSAIYELLDTNVPRQIMEYSGFPFPKDTPLFPTKQQVLDYFKEYAKDAEPHISFNTNVVSVRYRPNEEKKWQVTHRPVCDETQGGLKYSAAFPDQTDHFDAVLVASGHYELPYVPEKKGLAEWTSKYPGSVSHSKHFRHPRQFADVPGNLLIVGNSASALDLAYQTAIILQRNVYKSARSQAMLPGGSSDYIKTVPDIDRFEPETKSVRFTDGSVLENVGHVLFATGFLRHYPFLDEINKTSTPVVTDGLRLHGLYKQCVSYNFPGLAFIATPRYILPTRVGEAQAIWLSKIFQGKLALPSIEEMKADEENTVKLRGDSPKFHNLMYPDDVHYAHELNQHVYSTPDWQNGLVPCEWSHEDILYRASAVKMKEAYLKYRELTNGKRATSIEELQQAVDFKFEDVDWTEFKL is encoded by the coding sequence atGACAAGCCTCAACATAGGATTGGTCAAGTCCATCGCAGTTATAGGAGGCGGGCCTTGTGGTGCAGCTGCAATCAAGGCGCTTTTAAAAGAATCGGCCTTCGATTGTGTGCGCGGGTACGAGAGGCGGGCAGGCTCTGGCGGGCTCTGGAACTACCACGACTCTCATGCCGGGCCAGAGCCTGTCGCAGGCCCGTCCCTCGATCCGCACAGCCCAGATCTCGTCAAGCCCTGCAAGCTGGGCGCAAACCAGTACGTCTGGCCCAGCGCCAtctacgagctgctcgatACAAACGTGCCCCGTCAGATCATGGAGTACAGTGGCTTCCCGTTCCCGAAAGACACACCGCTATTTCCTACCAAACAGCAGGTGCTGGACTATTTTAAGGAGTACGCCAAGGACGCAGAGCCTCACATCAGTTTCAACACAAACGTCGTTTCTGTGAGGTACCGGCCCaacgaggaaaaaaaatggcaGGTTACACATCGTCCCGTCTGCGACGAGACGCAAGGTGGACTAAAATATTCGGCCGCGTTTCCTGACCAAACCGACCATTTCGACGCCGTGCTGGTCGCCTCAGGCCACTACGAGCTGCCGTACGTACCGGAGAAGAAAGGACTTGCCGAATGGACGTCCAAATATCCCGGATCTGTGTCGCACTCAAAACACTTCAGACACCCGCGACAGTTTGCGGACGTCCCAGGGAACCTACTGATTGTGGGCAATTCCGCGTCGGCACTGGACCTTGCGTACCAGACAGCAATAATATTGCAGCGCAACGTTTACAAGAGCGCCAGATCGCAGGCAATGCTCCCTGGCGGAAGCAGCGATTACATCAAAACCGTGCCGGACATCGACCGTTTCGAGCCAGAAACAAAGTCGGTCAGGTTCACCGATGGGTCAGTGCTCGAGAACGTCGGCCACGTCCTGTTCGCCACCGGATTCCTAAGACATTACCCGTTCctcgacgagatcaacaaaacGTCCACCCCAGTAGTCACCGACGGCCTCAGACTCCATGGCTTATATAAGCAATGTGTCAGCTACAATTTCCCCGGGCTCGCCTTCATCGCCACACCAAGGTACATTCTACCCACCAGAGTGGGGGAGGCACAGGCGATCTGGCTGTCCAAGATTTTCCAGGGCAAGCTGGCATTACCCAGCATCGAAGAGATGAAGGCTGACGAGGAGAACACCGTCAAGTTGCGTGGCGACTCGCCCAAGTTCCATAATCTGATGTATCCCGACGACGTTCATTATGCACATGAGCTGAACCAGCACGTGTATTCAACGCCTGACTGGCAGAACGGGCTGGTTCCCTGTGAATGGAGCCACGAGGATATTTTGTACCGTGCGTCGGCCgtgaagatgaaggaggCGTATCTCAAATACCGCGAGCTGACCAATGGCAAACGCGCGACGAGCATTGAGGAGCTACAGCAGGCAGTCGACTTTAAGTTTGAGGACGTGGACTGGACAGAGTTCAAGCTGTGA
- a CDS encoding D-arabinitol 2-dehydrogenase [ribulose-forming] produces MADIVPTFRLDNELTVVTGASGGLSNAIIKGLLAYGSELALLDMNLERTKETQAELFKFCVEELKIKEDLVPKMHSYVCDISDAEHVNEVFAQIYADFGKYPLHLVNTAGYCENFPAEQYPAKNAEKLLKVNLLGALYVAQAFAKPLIDNNIKGGSIVMIGSMSGEIVNDPQPQVAYNMSKAGVIHMVKSLAAEWAKYSIRVNTLSPGYILTPLTKNVINGNNEMYQRWLSLTPMGRLSEAKEFTGTVLYLLSNSASSYTTGANITVDGGFTCW; encoded by the coding sequence ATGGCTGACATCGTCCCAACCTTCAGACTAGACAACGAACTCACAGTCGTCACCGGTGCTTCCGGTGGACTGTCCAACGCCATCATCAAGGGCCTTCTTGCTTATGGCTCCGAACTTGCCCTGCTCGATATGAACTTGGAAAGAACAAAGGAAACTCAAGCAgagctcttcaaattcTGCGTTGAGGAActcaagatcaaggaaGACCTCGTGCCAAAGATGCACTCGTACGTTTGCGACATTAGCGACGCTGAGCACGTGAACGAGGTCTTTGCTCAAATATACGCTGACTTCGGAAAGTACCCGCTACATCTCGTCAACACCGCTGGTTATTGCGAGAATTTCCCAGCCGAGCAATACCCAGCTAAGAACGCCGAAaagcttctcaaggtcAACCTTTTGGGCGCCTTGTACGTTGCACAAGCATTCGCCAAGCCACTTATCGACAACAACATCAAGGGAGGCTCTATCGTGATGATCGGATCCATGTCCGGAGAAATCGTCAACGACCCACAACCGCAAGTCGCCTACAACATGTCCAAAGCCGGTGTGATTCACATGGTCAAGTCTCTCGCCGCCGAATGGGCCAAATACAGCATCAGAGTGAATACTTTGTCGCCAGGATACATCCTTACACCGCTCACAAAGAACGTTATTAACGGTAATAACGAAATGTACCAGAGATGGCTTTCGCTGACCCCAATGGGCCGTCTTTCGGAAGCTAAGGAATTCACCGGCACGGTTCTCTACTTGCTCTCCAACTCCGCTTCTTCATACACGACGGGAGCAAACATTACTGTTGACGGTGGTTTCACTTGCTGGTAA
- a CDS encoding protein kinase yields MSNWKKLFNKSHKTQQASSGSSLKTTPSTDTGASHTEDEFRDSRKTLINDVASGVGNLNLDSQTPQVITKDLGSTDPVLEKEVSEPVKLRPGLLTVKIYSSKDLQIPIPLRITKPILTRLANMGTNLNEDELIRRIEALSETMDEIKNSNISYYLPSTLSINSGDTTKNMVTNYSLVYAVVEIENSSERINSIGNTISNTKFNSVTTFDVTSPNTAILSVQVYVRVPGSLLESERQEDCLLGSFQYPISSSALQQEASQIRILNHEWKKLRNPYTDQDLPGAVSITLDFKPLSMSSKKSLSIDDFDLLKVIGKGSFGKVMQVRKKDTGKIYALKSIRKSHIVNKMEVTHTLAEKFVLSRVTSPFIVPLKFAFQSAEKLYLVLSFINGGELFYHLQKARRFPLIRAKFYICELLSAVENLHSMNIIYRDLKPENILLDYQGHIALCDFGLCKINMQLDQKTNTFCGTPEYLAPELLMGKGYTRVVDFWTLGVLLYEMLTSLPPFYDEDVNTMYRKILNDPLVFPAEFDPDTKDLITRLLNRDPKKRLGYHGVEEIKNHQFFKDIDWYKLSHKGYIPPFKPQVQDSADVSNISSEFTDERPMDSVVDDFLSESVQKQFGGWTYVGSSFNPENYA; encoded by the coding sequence ATGTCCAACTGGAAGAAGCTGTTTAACAAGTCGCACAAGACTCAACAAGCTTCCAGTGGCTCAAGTCTGAAGACGACCCCCTCCACTGATACAGGAGCATCGCACACAGAGGATGAGTTCCGAGACTCCCGAAAGACGTTGATCAACGACGTCGCGTCGGGCGTTGGAAATCTGAATCTGGACTCACAAACGCCCCAAGTTATCACCAAAGATCTCGGGAGCACCGACCCggttctggaaaaagaggttTCCGAGCCTGTGAAGCTGCGCCCGGGACTTCTCACGGTCAAGATCTACTCCTCCAAGGACCTGCAGATACCAATTCCACTTAGAATCACAAAACCGATTCTGACCAGATTGGCCAACATGGGCACGAAtctgaacgaggacgagctgattaGACGTATAGAGGCGCTGAGCGAAACAatggacgagatcaagaactCAAACATCTCGTACTACCTTCCCTCCACGTTGAGCATAAACTCCGGAGACACCACGAAAAACATGGTCACAAACTACAGTCTGGTCTACGCGGTTGTAGAAATAGAGAACAGCAGTGAACGCATTAACTCCATCGGAAACACCATTAGCAATACGAAATTCAATAGTGTCACCACTTTCGATGTGACGTCACCAAACACGGCCATTTTGAGTGTCCAGGTGTATGTCCGGGTGCCGGGATCTCTCCTGGAGTCAGAAAGACAGGAAGACTGCTTGCTGGGGTCATTCCAGTATCCTATTAGCTCGTCTGCTCTACAACAGGAGGCATCTCAAATACGTATTCTGAACCACGAGTGGAAAAAACTGCGCAACCCCTACACAGACCAGGACCTACCCGGAGCGGTCAGTATCACGCTGGACTTTAAGCCACTGTCGATGTCCTCTAAGAAGAGTCTgtcgatcgacgacttTGACCTCCTCAAGGTGATCGGTAAGGGCTCGTTCGGAAAGGTGATGCAGGTCAGAAAGAAAGACACAGGCAAGATTTACGCTTTAAAATCGATTAGAAAATCCCACATTGTGAACAAGATGGAGGTGACGCACACTCTGGCCGAGAAATTTGTTCTAAGCAGAGTCACCTCACCCTTTATCGTTCCGCTGAAATTCGCGTTCCAGtctgcagaaaaattgTACCTGGTGCTATCGTTCATTAACGGCGGAGAATTGTTCTACCATTTGCAGAAGGCGAGACGATTCCCACTGATCCGCGCAAAGTTCTACATTTGCGAGCTGCTTTCGGCCGTGGAAAATCTGCATTCTATGAACATCATCTACAGAGACTTGAAGCCAGAAAATATTCTGCTCGACTACCAGGGCCACATTGCTCTCTGCGATTTTGGTCTGTGCAAAATCAACATGCAGCTTGACCAAAAAACAAACACCTTCTGCGGAACTCCAGAGTACCTTGCTCCCGAGCTGCTCATGGGCAAGGGGTACACCAGGGTCGTGGACTTCTGGACTTTGGGTGTTCTATTATACGAAATGCTCACCAGCTTGCCTCCATTCTATGACGAAGACGTCAACACCATGTACAGAAAGATCCTGAACGACCCGCTCGTGTTCCCGGCCGAGTTCGACCCCGACACTAAAGACCTGATCACTAGACTTCTCAACAGAGACCCGAAAAAGAGACTCGGCTACCACGGCGtggaggagatcaaaaacCATCAATTCTTCAAGGACATCGACTGGTACAAGCTCAGCCACAAGGGTTACATTCCCCCATTCAAGCCGCAAGTGCAAGACTCGGCAGATGTGAGCAACATCTCGTCAGAGTTCACGGACGAGCGTCCGATGGATTCCGTGGTGGACGATTTCTTGAGTGAAAGCGTTCAGAAACAGTTTGGGGGATGGACCTAcgttggcagcagcttcaaTCCAGAAAATTACGCGTAA
- a CDS encoding Conserved hypothetical membrane protein translates to MAKGSVTDENGIPYNYLIVIDAGSKGSRAYVYYWLSSQYLLANNILRVPDDHVKLLKRIELDPSDLPQVQTGSKWHKKIHPGISVFHENSAHIGPKYLNYLLKKVYDIIPIEQHYRTPIFLHATAGMRLLKPNEQQEILDNVCSYLQQETNFYLPDCASHINIIDGDVEGLFGWIALNYLTGTLAVNRSSAGLLDMGGASTQISFEPNEKETKEHYNQLINLKLATMGQEVTNLRYNVYSDSFLGYGLSQMRLKYLRGLERKREDGKEYVEDPCLAAKRHQTVQLDGMEIEVKGTGNYEQCNENVYQLIANKCGDKQEVSSCLLSNTNPDFNLNSDNFYGVSGYWDTVSKLLNYNDKEENYGKIYAYDKMVQETEKICSLNWNQLKEYKDLGKSELEELCFKSTYLMNLLHNGFGLNRTRSHFTVNDNVNGSAFTWTLGRAVLYASDESLIEVQNYVHNYVDDGKRDKVGYSRNSAPGVFVRGSEVDGVPLRPVYEIFDSYQEPGFLRDLKQGEDYENDDVVEEIDHKSIFKAHSWIVVLIVLVGLIFVIANKSRVLRLINEIVLFVSSLVRKYIHGRAGGIHWPYVTRGRYKRARSMDLGASEVELSEMDIAEPEDSEFDLGVEDDDILSGYEDFDLSEDSDDGIERAV, encoded by the coding sequence ATGGCTAAAGGAAGCGTTACTGACGAGAACGGCATACCTTACAATTACCTGATAGTTATAGACGCCGGGTCAAAAGGGTCACGTGCCTACGTGTACTACTGGCTTTCCTCGCAGTACCTACTTGCCAATAACATTTTGCGCGTGCCTGACGATCATGTTAAGCTGCTAAAAAGGATCGAGCTAGATCCGTCCGATCTTCCTCAGGTTCAGACAGGCAGTAAATGGCACAAGAAAATCCATCCAGGTATTAGCGTGTTTCATGAGAACTCTGCCCATATAGGACCAAAATACCTCAATTACCTTCTCAAGAAGGTTTACGACATAATTCCCATTGAGCAGCATTATCGAACGCCCATATTTCTCCATGCTACTGCTGGCATGAGGCTTCTAAAACccaacgagcagcaggagattCTGGACAATGTGTGTTCGTATCTGCAACAAGAAACCAATTTCTACCTCCCAGACTGCGCGAGCCATATAAATATTATTGACGGTGATGTCGAAGGACTTTTCGGTTGGATTGCCCTCAATTATCTGACCGGTACCTTAGCCGTCAACAGGAGCTCTGCAGGCCTACTGGACATGGGCGGCGCATCCACACAAATCTCGTTTGAGCCTAACGAGAAAGAGACGAAAGAGCATTACAATcaattaattaatttaaaGCTGGCCACGATGGGCCAAGAGGTCACGAATTTGAGATATAACGTCTACTCGGACTCATTTCTCGGATATGGTCTTTCGCAAATGCGGCTAAAGTATTTGCGCGGTCTTGAACGCAAGCGGGAGGACGGGAAGGAGTACGTGGAAGACCCATGTCTTGCTGCAAAGAGACACCAGACCGTGCAACTCGACGGCATGGAGATTGAGGTGAAAGGAACAGGAAATTATGAACAATGCAATGAGAACGTCTACCAACTAATAGCCAACAAATGTGGGGACAAACAAGAGGTATCGAGCTGTCTGCTGAGCAACACAAACCCGGACTTTAATTTGAATTCTGATAATTTTTATGGAGTCTCCGGATACTGGGACACTGtttccaagctgctcaactaCAACGACAAAGAAGAGAATTATGGAAAGATTTACGCATACGACAAAATGGTGCAGGAAACGGAGAAAATATGTTCTTTGAACTGGAACCAGCTAAAAGAGTACAAAGACCTTGGAAAATCAgagcttgaggagctgTGTTTCAAAAGCACGTATTTAATGAACCTCCTCCACAACGGGTTTGGCTTAAACCGTACGCGATCGCATTTCACCGTCAATGACAACGTTAACGGGTCGGCATTTACGTGGACACTGGGGCGGGCCGTGCTTTATGCTAGCGATGAAAGTCTGATTGAGGTGCAAAACTATGTCCATAATTACGTGGACGACGGCAAACGCGACAAGGTGGGGTACTCCCGCAACTCTGCTCCTGGAGTGTTTGTTCGTGGCTCAGAGGTGGACGGGGTGCCTCTGCGTCCTGTTTATGAGATTTTCGACTCATATCAAGAGCCAGGCTTCCTCCGAGACCTCAAACAAGGAGAAGATTACGAAAACGACGACgttgttgaggaaatcgaCCATAAATCGATTTTTAAAGCGCACTCGTGGATAGTTGTGTTGATAGTGTTGGTTGGCTTGATTTTCGTCATTGCGAACAAATCGCGTGTGCTACGTCTCATTAACGAAATCGTGCTGTTTGTTTCGTCATTGGTGAGAAAATACATACATGGTCGCGCAGGCGGCATCCACTGGCCATATGTGACGCGGGGACGGTACAAGCGAGCAAGGTCGATGGACCTGGGTGCCAGCGAGGTGGAACTCAGCGAAATGGATATTGCAGAGCCGGAAGACTCCGAGTTCGATCTGGGCgtggaggacgacgatATTTTGAGCGGATACGAGGACTTCGACCTTTCGGAGGACAGCGACGATGGCATAGAGCGCGCCGTCTAG
- a CDS encoding Membrane anchor subunit of succinate dehydrogenase (Sdh1p, Sdh2p, Sdh3p, Sdh4p): MLKVGLRAKPSTAFRPLAVRGFIKTIPQPPGNIVGTVNDAYVPPPPHKLHGSLHWTSERVVAIGMAPLIMTPFVTGTSYPLVDSIMGTLLLYHCYVGFESCIIDYIPLRVYGIWHKAAIGLLGFGTLIAGYGVYIIEKTEKEGLVGVVKKLWKA; the protein is encoded by the coding sequence ATGCTGAAAGTTGGATTACGCGCAAAACCTTCTACTGCCTTCAGACCCCTCGCCGTCCGCGGCTTCATCAAGACCATCCCACAGCCTCCTGGAAATATTGTGGGAACCGTGAATGACGCCTACGTTCCTCCACCCCCACACAAGTTGCACGGATCGCTCCACTGGACAAGCGAGAGAGTTGTTGCTATTGGCATGGCTCCGTTAATCATGACTCCTTTTGTGACGGGAACTTCTTATCCGCTTGTCGACTCTATTATGGGAACTTTGCTCCTTTACCACTGCTATGTCGGATTTGAGAGCTGTATCATTGACTATATTCCATTAAGGGTTTACGGTATCTGGCACAAAGCTGCCATTGGCTTGCTAGGGTTTGGAACTCTGATTGCAGGATATGGCGTCTACATTATCGAGAAAACCGAAAAGGAAGGATTAGTGGGTGTTGTGAAGAAGCTTTGGAAGGCCTGA